DNA sequence from the Amycolatopsis sp. Hca4 genome:
ATGACGCACCCCGACTCCGATCGGCTCGTCCTGCTCGCCCTTGACCAGCAGGAACCCGGCGAGGCCGACGCAGCTCACCTGAACGGCTGTGCCGCGTGCCGCGACGAGTACGAGGCCCTGCGCACCGTGGCGGGGCTCGGCCGCGAAGCGGAGGCGGAGGCGTCGCTGCCTCCGGTGAGCGAAGCGGTGTGGGCGCGGATCGCCGCCGACACCGGGCAGTCCGCGAGCGAGCCGCCACGGCTGACGGCGGTCGGCGACGACCGTGCCACGCCGAACCCGCCGCGCAAACGCCGGCTCGCCGGCGCGGTGCGGTACGGCGTCGTGGCCGCGGCCGCCGCGGGGATCACCGCCGTCGCCACCTTGACCCTGCCGGCCACGGGCGGTGAGCCGGACCGCGTGGTCGCCCAGGTGCAGCTGCAGCGGCAGGCCGCCGCCCCGGCGGGTGCCTCCGGGGAGGTGCAGGTCCTCCGGACCGGCTCCGGGGCACTGCGGTTGCACCTCGAACTCGCCGGGATGCCCGATCCCGCCGGGCTCTACCAGGTGTGGCTCTACG
Encoded proteins:
- a CDS encoding anti-sigma factor, encoding MTHPDSDRLVLLALDQQEPGEADAAHLNGCAACRDEYEALRTVAGLGREAEAEASLPPVSEAVWARIAADTGQSASEPPRLTAVGDDRATPNPPRKRRLAGAVRYGVVAAAAAGITAVATLTLPATGGEPDRVVAQVQLQRQAAAPAGASGEVQVLRTGSGALRLHLELAGMPDPAGLYQVWLYDGKTTMIPLGVTAGTEADVAIPPTVTLQAFPVVDVSAQQLGQQEHGTSMLQGTVRA